The window CATAGGTGTCGATAATCCCTGTTGCTACATAGATGTTTGTGTCATAACTGTTTCTGATTGCGTATGCGTGTGTTTCTTTTGATCCTTTTAGATTTGATAAATGTGAAAGTGTAGGAAAAATGTTTGAGAGTGTTACAGTGTTTGGTTTGAATCTGTTTTCTTGCATCTCATGTAGTAAATCGATTACCTTTTCATACTGATTGTTCTGAAAATGACCTGAGATTACAGCATTCCATGTACTCAAACCTGGTGTTTTCATTTCCATGAAAAGCTTCATGGCTTTGTCCACAAAACCATGTAGCATGTACCCTGATATTATAGAGCCATAGCTAATCTCATCTTTCTCAGacatttcatcgaacagttggTGAGCGTAGTCCAAACTGCCACATTTGGCGTACATTGTGATGAACGCATTGCAAACTGGAAGATCTGTTTGAATTTGATTGTCTATCACAAATTTATGAACTTTCATACCTAAATTTAGATCGTTCGACTGTGCACATGCTTGGAGGATGCTGATTACTGTGAACTCATTTGGTGTTATGTCTTCCAAGCTTAAAATCTTTGAATATAATTCTTTGCATTTTTCGTAGAATCCTCCTTGTGAATACCCTGCCATCATTGAATTCCAGGAGACGAGATCTTTATCAGGTGCAAGATCAAACAAAGTTCTTGCTGTATCAATCTCATCACACCTACAGTAGaaagttatcaaagcatttacCACAAAGATATCGGAATCTAACCCGTTCCGGATGATATAACAGTGAAATGTTTTAGCGAAGCTTGATTCATAACCCAACGAGGACAAAGCTTTTAACACACATGTAACAGTGTAATTATCTGGTTTTACAGACATCGAAGAGGCAGATAAGAAACTCCGGAAAAGCTTCAGTGTATCTGGGTGCTTGTTGTTCATTGAGTAGCCCATGAGCAATGCGTTCCAAGAGAAAGTGTTCTTGTTGAGAATTTGGTTGAACACCTTGTGGGCTTCGAAAAGGTTGTTGGTTTTAGAGTAGAAAGTGATGAGTTTTGAAGCCAAGAAGTTGTCAAGGGTGACGGAGGAGAGAATGAGTTTGCCATGGAGGAGCTTAGCTTGGCGGATGAGACGGTGGTTGGTGCAGTGTTGGATGAGGCGGCCGTATGCGGCGTAGTTGAGTCCATTCGGGAGGTGGTGGTGAATGGTTTGCGCAGTGGCGGGTGGAATTTGAACTTGCAGAAATTTGGTGAATCTCATTAGTTTGGGCCTATGCTCCCATCAAGTTTCTGAAAATATAACGATGAAAAATAATGAAATTTAAAATCACAAGTTCACAGCTTTAACTGAAAACTTAGAGAAAGTAAAAGAATATATGAGTCCTTACTATTTTCGTGCAGTTTAATCCAAAGTTATAAACAATGGGAGCTGATCCGTACACAAAAATTTTTCTTCATACACAACAATTggtgctttaaaatgttgtattgtacaactatataatgcatgaattgttgtgtatggcaAAAAACTGTTGTATACGAATCACTAATTGATACAGATTATTAGTTTTAACACCTAGACCCGTCTTGATAGTTGATACAGCTAATTAGAAGAGTAATGTTAAGTCGTGGTAAACTATTTTATTCTTATTTTGACCTTCAtttttttctttatctttttattagaactgttttttttaaatattttctcATTACGCGTCTAAAATGATTGTGCACGACCACATAAGATAGTCGTCCACCACCACAACCAACTAAAAAtgtcaacaccaccaccaccgcattcAAATATCTATCTTAAAATCAAAAACCAAATTGAAATTACTAACCAAATCGAACATCTGGACATTGAAACCCACTTTTGGCCAAGTAATGTTCCACCAGTTCATCAGGAAtctatacaaaagaagaagaagaagaagaagaagaagaagaagaagataagactATTTTGATAAAGAATTGCTAATAAGTGTAGAGGGAAAaccaagtatattttcagaaatgtTACAGTTGGGGTGTAGTCTGTTAAAGAGGCAAGAAAATCTGTGAGGGCAGTTTCGTCATCGTGTTTAGCTTCATTTGATTGTTGGTTGTGATTCATATTTCTTATCAATCTTTTTTTAATCTGCAAGAAGTCAAGAACAGAAGATTAGTTTGAGTAATGGTTTATTGAGATTGTTTTTCAATAAGGACGTTAGACTTCTGATTCAAATTAGTGGTAATCATGGAGTATTATTACATTGACATAAGATGTAGTAGTATATTCTTTATAGAAAAGTATTAACAGCCCGTTTTAGGACGATGATCAGATGATTTGCAATTCTTAGGTCTCTAGCAAAAAGATTTTTATAATCACAATCTTCAGTTCAAGTCAGCTGAATTATACTGCGAAGCACAAATCAAAGTGATTTCGGTAATTTCGCAACACAAAGGATACCAATTTTGCATTTGTAAAGTACTAGGTTCCATATTCACCTTTAGGTTTAGAACATTCAAATTCGAAATTAACGCTGAGTAACAAGTAACGCAATTATGAAATTGAAACAATGAATAAACA of the Lactuca sativa cultivar Salinas chromosome 6, Lsat_Salinas_v11, whole genome shotgun sequence genome contains:
- the LOC111893060 gene encoding pentatricopeptide repeat-containing protein At2g37310; amino-acid sequence: MRFTKFLQVQIPPATAQTIHHHLPNGLNYAAYGRLIQHCTNHRLIRQAKLLHGKLILSSVTLDNFLASKLITFYSKTNNLFEAHKVFNQILNKNTFSWNALLMGYSMNNKHPDTLKLFRSFLSASSMSVKPDNYTVTCVLKALSSLGYESSFAKTFHCYIIRNGLDSDIFVVNALITFYCRCDEIDTARTLFDLAPDKDLVSWNSMMAGYSQGGFYEKCKELYSKILSLEDITPNEFTVISILQACAQSNDLNLGMKVHKFVIDNQIQTDLPVCNAFITMYAKCGSLDYAHQLFDEMSEKDEISYGSIISGYMLHGFVDKAMKLFMEMKTPGLSTWNAVISGHFQNNQYEKVIDLLHEMQENRFKPNTVTLSNIFPTLSHLSNLKGSKETHAYAIRNSYDTNIYVATGIIDTYAKLGFLNGAHIAFNQSEKRSVIIWTSIISAYSSHGDVNSTLDLFNQMIKEGIYPDPVTFTSVLSACAHSGYVNEAFRVFESMLPKYNIHPSMEHYACMVGVLTRALKLHEAVEFIKKMPFEGSEKVWGALLHGASVCGDVEIGKLAFDYLFEIEPENTGNYVIMANLYSQAGRFEEAENVRVMLNKFGLKKIAGCSWIETPCGMQSFIAKDLSNERSDEIFAILDGLFNLMREDKYGVSEDFYEEGGC